In a genomic window of Corynebacterium coyleae:
- a CDS encoding sigma-70 family RNA polymerase sigma factor → MTQPDRATEKEENVDRGSRRNQTNDNPSADLVRVYLNGIGKTALLNAEEEVELAQQIEVGLYAQHLLDDPEVKLTRAKKRDLTILAKQGRKARAHLLEANLRLVVSLAKRYTGRGMPLLDLIQEGNLGLIRAMEKFDYAKGFKFSTYATWWIRQAITRGMADQSRTIRLPVHLVEQVNKLSRIRREMYQSLGREPTNEELSEESGIEESKIEMLLRQSRDPVSLDMPVGADEEAPLGDFIEDAEATDAEDAVVTTLRHDDIQDIINGLEQREQDVIRMRYGLTDGVPRTLDQIGRQYGLSRERVRQIEREVMAKLRVGERADRLRDYAM, encoded by the coding sequence AGAAGAGAACGTCGACCGCGGTAGCCGACGTAATCAGACCAACGACAACCCATCCGCAGACCTTGTACGCGTTTATCTCAACGGCATCGGCAAAACCGCCCTACTCAACGCTGAAGAAGAGGTCGAGCTTGCCCAACAGATCGAAGTTGGCCTCTACGCTCAGCATCTTCTCGACGACCCGGAGGTGAAACTCACCCGGGCAAAAAAGCGCGACCTGACAATCCTCGCTAAGCAAGGCCGCAAGGCGCGCGCGCACCTCCTCGAGGCGAACCTGCGCCTGGTCGTATCGCTTGCGAAGCGCTACACCGGCCGCGGAATGCCACTGTTGGACCTCATCCAAGAAGGCAACCTCGGCCTTATTCGTGCGATGGAAAAGTTTGACTACGCCAAGGGCTTTAAGTTTTCCACCTACGCCACCTGGTGGATCCGCCAAGCAATCACGCGAGGTATGGCTGACCAGTCCCGCACAATCCGCCTCCCTGTGCACCTTGTCGAACAGGTCAACAAGCTCTCACGTATTCGTCGCGAAATGTATCAATCTCTCGGCCGTGAGCCGACGAACGAGGAACTGTCCGAAGAGTCCGGCATCGAAGAGTCCAAGATCGAAATGCTGCTGCGCCAATCCCGCGACCCCGTCAGCTTGGATATGCCGGTCGGTGCAGATGAAGAGGCGCCTTTGGGTGACTTCATCGAGGACGCGGAAGCCACCGACGCCGAAGACGCCGTCGTGACTACGCTGCGCCATGACGACATTCAAGACATCATTAACGGCCTTGAGCAGCGCGAACAGGATGTCATCCGCATGCGCTATGGACTGACTGACGGTGTGCCGCGCACCTTGGACCAGATTGGCCGACAGTACGGACTATCCCGGGAACGCGTACGTCAGATCGAACGCGAAGTCATGGCGAAGCTTCGTGTGGGCGAACGTGCAGACCGTCTTCGCGATTACGCAATGTAG